In Pseudomonas hamedanensis, a single window of DNA contains:
- a CDS encoding aminotransferase-like domain-containing protein gives MNPSKDSTFAYQAVYRYLVELIEAAHPEGEQKLPSLRQLAQRLNVSVSTTKYAYSLLEDQGRIYARPKLGYYTRAMPSALVSEGSPNLLDSVFASARQPGMLALSSDAPAMLLSLENPLLMTERELTRQYPRSHAPLYQPFGETELRSVLADRYTRSTRCYWRAEHVYIGSDLRSVLELSLEALQLTGTVALVESPCSWAILRQLQAARIRVIELPLGDDGRFDLPQLQLLLQREPISVAVLSSTVNIPHGSLMPGEDKKLICRWLAERRIWLFENDSYGEFCFAPGATRYRDFADPERLVVFSTFDKIIGSEAPYGYVLSRFQGPELHRLFLERAFRLSPIRQKAIARLYTTRRIDQHTQMLRSLLVGRMQRMQEMLHEHTDGQLRIVAPLGGAAFWVEATRPVNMRRVFERLLAKRIVIAPGEIFSQQGAWQHHLRLSYTLDWSKDIAHALKMLTQAIHDESAVSAAQSTP, from the coding sequence ATGAACCCAAGTAAAGATTCGACATTCGCCTACCAGGCTGTTTATCGCTATCTCGTCGAACTGATCGAAGCCGCCCATCCCGAAGGCGAGCAGAAACTGCCGTCGCTGCGGCAATTGGCGCAGCGTTTGAACGTGTCAGTCTCCACGACCAAATATGCCTACTCCCTGCTCGAGGATCAGGGGCGGATCTATGCGCGCCCCAAGCTCGGTTACTACACCCGGGCCATGCCTTCGGCGCTGGTCAGCGAGGGCTCGCCGAACCTGCTCGACAGCGTTTTCGCCAGTGCCCGGCAGCCCGGCATGCTGGCGCTGAGCAGCGATGCACCGGCGATGCTGCTGTCGTTGGAAAACCCGCTGCTGATGACCGAGCGCGAATTGACGCGCCAGTACCCGCGTTCCCACGCGCCGCTGTATCAGCCCTTTGGCGAGACCGAGTTGCGCAGCGTTCTGGCGGATCGCTACACCCGCTCGACGCGCTGCTACTGGCGCGCCGAGCACGTGTACATCGGCTCGGACCTGCGCAGCGTGCTGGAGTTATCCCTCGAAGCGCTGCAACTGACCGGCACCGTGGCGCTGGTGGAGTCGCCGTGTTCCTGGGCGATTCTGCGCCAGTTGCAGGCCGCGCGGATTCGCGTCATTGAACTGCCGTTGGGCGATGATGGGCGCTTTGACTTGCCGCAACTGCAGCTGTTGTTGCAGCGCGAGCCGATCAGCGTGGCGGTGCTGTCGTCGACGGTGAATATTCCCCATGGCAGCCTGATGCCGGGCGAGGACAAGAAACTGATCTGCCGCTGGCTGGCGGAACGGCGCATCTGGCTGTTTGAAAACGACAGCTACGGCGAGTTCTGTTTCGCGCCAGGCGCGACGCGCTACCGTGATTTTGCCGACCCCGAGCGTCTGGTGGTGTTTTCCACCTTCGACAAGATCATCGGTTCGGAAGCCCCCTACGGCTATGTGCTGAGCCGGTTTCAGGGCCCCGAACTGCATCGGCTGTTTCTTGAGCGGGCGTTTCGCTTGTCGCCGATCCGGCAAAAGGCGATCGCGCGCTTGTACACCACGCGCCGGATCGATCAGCACACACAAATGTTGCGCAGTCTGTTGGTCGGTCGCATGCAGCGCATGCAGGAAATGCTGCACGAACACACCGACGGTCAGTTGCGCATCGTCGCCCCGCTGGGCGGCGCCGCATTCTGGGTCGAAGCGACGCGGCCAGTGAACATGCGCCGGGTGTTCGAGCGTCTGCTGGCCAAACGCATCGTGATTGCGCCCGGCGAGATATTCAGTCAGCAGGGCGCATGGCAGCATCACCTGCGCTTGAGCTACACCCTCGACTGGAGCAAGGACATTGCCCACGCATTGAAGATGCTGACTCAGGCGATTCACGATGAGAGCGCCGTGTCCGCCGCTCAGTCGACGCCATAG
- a CDS encoding YbhB/YbcL family Raf kinase inhibitor-like protein: MTRLTSLNPWLAAVAVALCVQFPAQAQERFTLSIPGVSDNRLFTSAAASDAPGCGGKNQSPALSWNAGPAGTQSYAIVMHDPDGQKGLGVDHWIHYGIKAGTRQIAAGVGAKSSLEGVGGTNSKGNTHYMGPCPPVGDSAHHYIIQIYALDLAPDALPAGLTRAELMEKIKGHVLRNSSAVRRYHR, from the coding sequence ATGACCCGATTGACCTCTCTCAACCCTTGGCTGGCGGCCGTTGCCGTCGCCCTTTGCGTGCAGTTCCCGGCGCAGGCCCAGGAGCGTTTCACCCTCAGCATCCCGGGCGTGTCCGATAACCGCCTGTTCACCTCGGCGGCGGCCAGCGATGCGCCCGGTTGCGGCGGCAAGAACCAGTCGCCGGCGCTGAGTTGGAACGCAGGCCCTGCCGGCACCCAGAGCTACGCGATCGTCATGCACGACCCGGACGGCCAGAAAGGCCTGGGCGTCGATCACTGGATTCACTACGGCATCAAAGCCGGCACGCGCCAGATTGCGGCCGGTGTCGGTGCAAAATCGAGCCTCGAAGGTGTCGGCGGCACCAACAGCAAGGGCAACACCCATTACATGGGACCGTGCCCGCCGGTGGGCGACAGCGCGCACCATTACATCATTCAGATCTACGCGCTGGATCTGGCCCCCGACGCCTTGCCGGCCGGGTTGACCCGCGCCGAGCTGATGGAAAAAATCAAAGGCCATGTGCTGCGCAACAGCAGCGCGGTGCGGCGTTATCACCGCTGA
- a CDS encoding apoptosis inducing factor family protein encodes MSLHRVARFTDVPQDRGLQVEIGDCKIVLLRANGQLRAFQGLCPHAGAPLAEGALCHGRLICPWHKAAFRAEDGGLCEPPSLDSLKRYPLELRGDDVWVDDQSLPDPHTPPADDPRTFVVVGAGAAGTACAAALREKGFGGRIVLIDGEADPGYDRTALSKFVLAGQMSPKEVPHLREEAFYQAQRIERVQGEVSALDAQDKVLKLNNGGTLRYDAAVLATGGVPNALQLPGAGLANVFVLRSKAHAEQLMNAATPGQRAVIIGDSFIALECASALRQHGLDVTVLARHATPFAAQFGEAVGQAIRALHEEHGVKFIIGHETTQILGEDKVEAVLLDNGLRLAADLVLAGIGVHPATEAFASLPKEDDQSLRVDDGMRVCEGLWAIGDIATFPLSGQPTRIEHWRLAQQHARIAAANMLGGEEHYLDVPFFWTNHFGKNYDYLGHAEEWNEVEFSGEPQKPPFIGLFVNNGLVVAAVACDKQRAMALLAERMKQPLRMKEAWTLIQA; translated from the coding sequence ATGTCCCTGCACCGTGTCGCCCGTTTCACCGATGTCCCGCAAGACCGTGGCCTGCAAGTCGAAATCGGCGACTGCAAGATCGTTCTGTTGCGTGCCAACGGCCAGTTGCGTGCGTTTCAGGGCCTCTGTCCCCATGCAGGGGCGCCGCTGGCGGAAGGCGCGCTGTGTCATGGAAGGCTGATCTGCCCTTGGCACAAAGCCGCATTCCGCGCCGAGGACGGCGGCCTGTGCGAGCCGCCGTCGCTCGACAGCCTCAAGCGTTATCCTTTGGAGTTGCGCGGCGATGACGTCTGGGTCGATGACCAGTCCCTGCCCGATCCACACACCCCGCCGGCTGACGATCCGCGCACCTTCGTGGTGGTCGGCGCGGGAGCGGCAGGCACCGCTTGCGCCGCGGCCCTGCGGGAGAAAGGTTTTGGCGGGCGCATCGTGTTGATCGACGGCGAAGCGGATCCCGGCTACGACCGCACGGCACTGAGCAAATTCGTTCTCGCCGGGCAGATGTCGCCGAAAGAAGTCCCGCACCTGCGCGAAGAGGCGTTCTATCAAGCGCAGCGCATCGAACGGGTGCAAGGCGAAGTCAGCGCACTCGACGCGCAAGACAAAGTCCTTAAGCTGAACAACGGCGGCACCCTGCGTTACGACGCCGCCGTGCTCGCCACCGGCGGCGTGCCCAATGCGCTGCAACTGCCCGGCGCCGGGCTGGCCAACGTCTTCGTTCTGCGCTCCAAGGCCCACGCCGAACAGCTCATGAATGCCGCCACGCCTGGCCAACGTGCAGTGATCATCGGCGACAGTTTCATCGCCCTCGAATGTGCTTCGGCCCTGCGCCAGCACGGCCTCGACGTCACGGTGCTGGCGCGGCATGCAACGCCTTTCGCCGCGCAATTTGGCGAAGCGGTGGGTCAAGCGATTCGCGCATTGCACGAAGAGCACGGCGTGAAGTTCATCATCGGCCATGAAACCACGCAAATCCTCGGCGAAGACAAGGTCGAGGCGGTGTTGCTGGACAACGGGCTGCGGCTTGCCGCGGATCTGGTGCTGGCCGGTATCGGCGTTCATCCGGCCACCGAGGCATTCGCGTCGTTGCCCAAAGAAGACGACCAGTCGTTGCGCGTCGACGATGGCATGCGCGTGTGCGAAGGGCTGTGGGCCATCGGCGATATCGCCACGTTCCCGTTGAGCGGTCAGCCAACACGCATCGAGCACTGGCGCCTGGCCCAGCAACACGCGCGCATCGCCGCCGCCAACATGCTCGGCGGCGAGGAACATTATCTGGATGTGCCGTTTTTCTGGACGAACCACTTCGGCAAGAACTACGACTATCTCGGACATGCCGAAGAATGGAACGAAGTCGAGTTCAGCGGCGAGCCGCAGAAACCGCCGTTCATTGGCCTGTTCGTGAACAACGGCCTCGTCGTCGCGGCGGTGGCATGTGACAAGCAACGCGCGATGGCACTGCTGGCCGAGCGGATGAAGCAACCTTTGCGGATGAAAGAGGCCTGGACGCTGATTCAGGCCTGA
- the pgaD gene encoding poly-beta-1,6-N-acetyl-D-glucosamine biosynthesis protein PgaD → MKIIRTRQRPFLVVIDVILTLLAWIGLLFLLVRGLWPLIETHAGGPRIDNSAFEALGTLQVYLWVALINAVILIGWARYQQRKSRSFAQRRLPSPVIDDQGLSESFKLCDERFQKLRTPGVMTIHNDQEGDISHVETHFWPVQPEQLPPPLAPLQHPRVIFVHAEKDDNREPLNPLA, encoded by the coding sequence ATGAAAATTATCCGGACTCGTCAGCGGCCATTTCTGGTGGTGATCGATGTCATCCTCACCCTGCTGGCATGGATTGGCTTGTTGTTCTTGCTGGTGCGCGGGCTCTGGCCGCTGATCGAAACCCACGCCGGCGGACCGCGTATCGACAACTCGGCGTTCGAAGCGCTGGGGACCTTGCAGGTCTATCTCTGGGTGGCGCTGATCAACGCGGTGATTCTGATCGGTTGGGCGCGTTATCAACAGCGGAAAAGCCGCAGTTTTGCCCAGCGCCGTTTGCCATCGCCAGTGATCGACGATCAAGGGTTGAGCGAAAGTTTCAAGCTGTGCGATGAGCGTTTCCAGAAGCTGCGCACCCCCGGGGTGATGACCATTCACAACGATCAGGAGGGTGACATCAGTCACGTGGAAACGCATTTCTGGCCGGTGCAGCCGGAGCAATTGCCACCTCCGCTGGCGCCGCTGCAGCATCCGCGGGTGATCTTTGTGCATGCCGAGAAAGACGACAATCGCGAGCCGCTGAATCCGCTGGCCTGA
- the pgaC gene encoding poly-beta-1,6-N-acetyl-D-glucosamine synthase yields MLDRLLALLVLAIVLGVPLGLIFLLTGQFLMDFVFFYPLFMSGLWIAGGLYFWLHWERHWPWKDDTLPPPLEGEPLISILIPCYNEGDNAADTIHAALAQHYPNIEVIAINDGSRDNTAEVLDALAKEDPRLRVLHLAENQGKAVALRMGAIAARSEYLVCIDGDALLAPNTAAYLVAPMLDNARLGAVTGNPRIRTRSTLVGRVQVGEFSSIIGLIKRTQRVFGRIFTVSGVIVAFRRTALNRVGYWSPDMITEDIDISWKLQLDHWSIFYEPRALCWILMPETLGGLWKQRLRWAQGGAEVLFKNIRGIWQYRHRYLWPLLFEYCLSTGWAFTFLLSVIFWAVGKFVVMPDAIAVDHLMPPAFTGLLLAFVCLVQFAVSIVIDRRYEPGLGKTMFWVVWYPLVFWLVSLLTTLVSFPKVLFGQHQKRARWVSPDRGIKPIGDDQEEVIK; encoded by the coding sequence ATGCTGGATAGACTGCTGGCCCTGCTTGTTCTGGCGATTGTCCTCGGTGTGCCACTGGGGCTGATCTTTCTGCTCACCGGGCAGTTCCTGATGGACTTCGTGTTCTTCTATCCGTTGTTCATGTCCGGGTTATGGATTGCCGGTGGCCTGTATTTCTGGCTGCACTGGGAGCGTCACTGGCCCTGGAAGGACGACACCTTGCCGCCGCCACTGGAAGGCGAGCCGCTGATCTCGATCCTGATCCCTTGCTACAACGAAGGCGACAACGCCGCCGACACCATTCATGCGGCGCTGGCCCAGCATTACCCGAACATCGAAGTTATCGCGATCAATGACGGCTCCAGGGACAATACGGCCGAAGTGCTCGACGCCCTGGCCAAGGAGGACCCGCGTCTGCGAGTGCTGCACCTGGCGGAAAACCAGGGCAAGGCTGTGGCCCTGCGCATGGGCGCCATCGCCGCGCGCAGTGAGTATCTGGTGTGCATCGATGGCGACGCATTGCTGGCGCCCAATACTGCGGCTTATCTGGTCGCGCCGATGCTGGATAACGCCCGTCTTGGCGCGGTGACCGGCAACCCGCGAATCCGCACACGCTCGACGCTTGTCGGGCGAGTGCAGGTCGGCGAGTTCTCATCGATCATCGGCCTGATCAAGCGCACGCAACGGGTGTTCGGGCGGATCTTCACCGTGTCGGGAGTGATCGTCGCGTTTCGGCGTACCGCGCTGAACCGCGTGGGCTACTGGAGCCCGGACATGATCACCGAAGACATCGACATCAGCTGGAAGCTGCAACTGGATCACTGGAGCATCTTCTACGAACCGCGCGCGCTGTGCTGGATTCTGATGCCCGAGACACTGGGCGGGCTGTGGAAGCAGCGTCTGCGCTGGGCCCAGGGCGGCGCCGAGGTGCTGTTCAAGAACATTCGCGGCATCTGGCAGTACCGGCACCGTTACCTGTGGCCCTTGCTGTTCGAATATTGCCTCTCGACCGGTTGGGCGTTCACCTTTTTGCTGTCGGTGATTTTCTGGGCCGTGGGCAAGTTCGTGGTGATGCCGGACGCCATTGCCGTGGATCATCTGATGCCGCCGGCGTTTACCGGTTTGCTGCTGGCGTTTGTCTGCCTGGTGCAGTTCGCGGTTAGCATCGTCATCGACCGTCGTTATGAACCGGGCCTGGGCAAGACCATGTTCTGGGTGGTCTGGTATCCGCTGGTGTTCTGGCTTGTCAGTCTGCTGACTACCTTGGTCAGCTTTCCGAAGGTTCTGTTCGGCCAACATCAGAAACGTGCGCGCTGGGTCAGCCCTGACCGGGGTATCAAACCGATTGGCGACGACCAGGAAGAGGTCATCAAATGA
- the pgaB gene encoding poly-beta-1,6-N-acetyl-D-glucosamine N-deacetylase PgaB codes for MPLISRFILLLGALLISACAQQAPAFVPPAERTVPASEKPWPKNHVLGIAYHDVEDRDPDQAVVAVRTERLIEQLAWLRENGYQPVTVDQIMAARKGGPQLPAKAVLLSFDDGYASFYTRVLPVLRAYNWHALLAPVGSWVDTPLNQPVDFAGTPRARSDFLTWEQVREISQSGLVEIAAHTDANHKGILANPQGNLQPAAATRRYDPVSKRYESEADFQARIRTDVNNISEKIRKATGKRPRVWVWPYGAADGTSLAVVGEQGYEMALTLDDGLDALDNLMSAPRFLVASDPDGEHFANSIVSVQAESAMRVVHVDLDNVYDPDPAQQDINLGKLVQRMADMGANTVFLQAFADPKGDGLVHSLYFPNRHLPVRADLFDRVAWQLRTRAHVKVYAWMPVLSFELDSKLPRVTRWDPQTGVTSVDPSQYKRLSPFNPEVRRIVGEIYEDVARLASVDGILYHDDALLSDFEDASPDALRAYAAQGLPGSIAALRDDPAAMQRWTRFKSRYLIDFTNELTARVRAIRGPQVLTARNLFAEPMLNPDSEAWFAQNLDDFLTTYDWTAPMAMPLMEKQTREQSGPWLEKLVETVKQRPGALNRTVFELQARDWTQKDQADIDGAQLADWMGRLKRQGATSFGYYPDNFLDNLPDLKTVRPALSNKWNP; via the coding sequence ATGCCTCTGATTTCGCGTTTCATCCTTTTGCTGGGAGCGCTGCTGATCAGCGCCTGCGCCCAGCAAGCCCCGGCCTTCGTGCCGCCCGCCGAGCGGACCGTGCCGGCCAGTGAAAAACCGTGGCCGAAAAACCATGTGCTGGGCATTGCCTATCACGATGTCGAAGACCGCGACCCCGATCAGGCGGTGGTGGCGGTGCGCACCGAGCGCCTGATCGAGCAGCTCGCCTGGCTGCGCGAGAATGGCTACCAGCCGGTCACGGTCGATCAGATCATGGCGGCGCGCAAGGGCGGCCCACAGCTGCCGGCGAAAGCGGTTCTGCTCAGTTTCGACGACGGTTATGCAAGCTTCTACACCCGCGTATTGCCGGTGCTACGTGCCTATAACTGGCATGCGCTGCTGGCGCCGGTCGGCAGTTGGGTCGACACGCCGCTCAACCAGCCGGTGGATTTCGCCGGCACACCGCGTGCGCGTTCCGACTTTCTGACCTGGGAGCAGGTGCGCGAGATTTCCCAATCCGGGCTGGTGGAAATCGCCGCGCACACCGATGCCAACCACAAAGGCATTCTCGCCAACCCGCAGGGCAACCTGCAGCCCGCCGCTGCGACCCGACGCTACGATCCGGTCAGCAAACGCTATGAATCCGAAGCCGACTTCCAGGCGCGGATTCGCACCGACGTCAACAACATCTCGGAGAAAATCCGCAAGGCCACCGGGAAACGACCGCGAGTCTGGGTCTGGCCATACGGTGCGGCAGACGGCACGTCGTTGGCCGTGGTGGGCGAACAGGGCTATGAAATGGCCCTGACTCTGGATGATGGTCTCGATGCCCTCGACAACCTGATGAGCGCTCCGCGCTTCCTCGTTGCCTCTGACCCCGACGGCGAGCATTTCGCCAACAGCATCGTCTCGGTGCAGGCCGAATCGGCTATGCGCGTGGTGCATGTCGACCTCGACAATGTGTATGACCCAGACCCGGCGCAGCAGGACATCAACCTCGGCAAACTGGTGCAGCGAATGGCTGACATGGGCGCCAACACGGTATTTCTGCAAGCCTTCGCCGATCCCAAGGGCGACGGCCTGGTGCACTCGTTGTACTTCCCCAACCGCCACTTGCCGGTGCGTGCGGATCTGTTCGACCGCGTCGCCTGGCAACTGCGCACCCGTGCGCATGTGAAGGTTTATGCGTGGATGCCGGTGCTCAGTTTCGAGCTGGATTCGAAGCTGCCACGCGTGACCCGCTGGGATCCGCAAACCGGCGTCACGTCAGTGGATCCGAGCCAGTACAAACGCCTGTCGCCGTTCAATCCCGAGGTACGGCGAATCGTCGGTGAAATCTACGAGGACGTGGCGCGCCTGGCCTCGGTCGACGGCATCCTCTACCACGACGATGCGCTGCTCTCGGATTTCGAAGACGCCAGCCCTGACGCCCTGAGGGCCTACGCTGCTCAGGGATTGCCGGGCTCGATTGCTGCGCTGCGTGACGATCCGGCGGCGATGCAACGCTGGACGCGCTTCAAGAGTCGTTACCTGATCGACTTCACCAACGAACTCACCGCCAGGGTTCGCGCGATTCGCGGCCCGCAAGTGCTGACCGCGCGCAACCTGTTTGCCGAGCCGATGCTCAATCCCGACAGCGAGGCGTGGTTCGCGCAGAACCTCGATGACTTCCTCACCACCTACGACTGGACGGCGCCGATGGCCATGCCGCTGATGGAAAAACAGACCCGGGAACAGTCCGGCCCATGGCTGGAAAAACTGGTGGAAACCGTCAAGCAACGTCCGGGTGCGCTCAACCGCACGGTGTTCGAATTGCAGGCACGGGACTGGACGCAGAAGGATCAGGCCGACATCGATGGCGCGCAGTTGGCGGACTGGATGGGGCGTCTGAAACGTCAGGGCGCGACCAGTTTCGGTTACTACCCGGACAACTTCCTCGACAACCTGCCGGACCTGAAAACCGTCAGGCCTGCGCTCTCCAATAAATGGAATCCATAA
- the pgaA gene encoding poly-beta-1,6 N-acetyl-D-glucosamine export porin PgaA encodes MPRIDVPVLHRGLRPLFRVALCSQLLWPLLALADTPYDEMVRDARAGHYTPALTVLRQVPPGQASDGQISDHLQIASWAGFDAEVIKVYETQGRDRVLPVQALTATARAYRNLKRWDQATEVYNKALAREPDNADLQLGLALTQADAGKPDEAVTRAKALVAAKPDDPSRRLALGYALGRAGKQYDALFEFDQAFIRAGNKPEVAREYVVALQKARLPEPALRLARQRPGLIDAVTLRRLEGDLAAERVRLAELATRSEKERYVIADRALADYDKLLATWAPDAAAHDDVTRWRIDRMGALKARARTADVIAEYQKLQAEGVAIPTYALRWVAASYLDQRQPDTATDLYRQVLSAPDADAGDRLVDTTALYYALLESDRADEARKVAEDAAKAQRPRVELKGLPIGNPNDEWMDAQQLAAQAGTYSADLPHGEERLQTLVNQAPGNLGLRLAQADLYLARQWPRRAENQLKETESLAPRDAGLEVAQARTAMELQEWRQNDALVDDVVARYPDNRQVQRLAREREVHDMAELRVEAYGGKANGGGSGDAGAVSGSRDFGIQSTLYSPPINEDWRVFAGAGYATGDFAEGTGHHRFQRVGLERRSRNMTLEAEVSNHDYGFGDKQGARLAIARDINDHWQYGGSLEYLSAETPLRALNSDIKANGGSAFLRWRANERREWRLSVSPSHFSDGNNRVEALLTGREGVYSAPNLQVDAGLEVGTSHNSKSDDVPYFNPKSDFSVMPLVNVNHVLYHRYETAWSQQFQAGAGTYSQREHGTGGMALLGYGQRYAWNDVFEVGGLFSVINRPYDGDRETDLRLLVDLTLRF; translated from the coding sequence ATGCCGCGTATTGATGTGCCTGTATTACATCGTGGTTTGCGCCCTCTGTTCCGAGTCGCCCTGTGCAGCCAGTTGCTCTGGCCGCTGCTGGCGCTGGCCGACACGCCCTACGACGAAATGGTCCGCGATGCCCGTGCCGGGCATTACACGCCGGCGCTGACGGTATTGCGCCAGGTGCCGCCGGGGCAGGCGAGTGACGGTCAGATCAGCGATCACCTGCAAATCGCCAGTTGGGCGGGGTTCGACGCCGAAGTCATCAAGGTTTATGAAACCCAGGGCCGCGACCGCGTCTTGCCGGTGCAGGCACTGACCGCCACCGCCCGCGCCTATCGCAATCTCAAGCGTTGGGATCAAGCCACTGAGGTTTACAACAAGGCCCTGGCACGGGAACCGGACAACGCCGACCTGCAACTGGGTCTGGCGCTGACTCAGGCCGACGCCGGCAAACCCGACGAAGCCGTCACGCGGGCCAAGGCGCTGGTGGCGGCGAAACCTGATGACCCTTCCCGCCGCCTCGCCCTGGGCTATGCCCTCGGTCGCGCCGGCAAACAGTACGACGCGCTGTTCGAATTCGATCAGGCGTTTATCCGCGCCGGCAACAAACCGGAAGTGGCCCGCGAATACGTGGTTGCCCTGCAAAAGGCCCGTCTGCCAGAACCAGCGCTGCGTCTGGCCCGACAGCGGCCGGGGCTGATCGATGCGGTGACCCTGCGCCGTCTCGAAGGCGATCTGGCGGCCGAGCGCGTGCGCCTCGCCGAGCTGGCCACGCGCAGCGAAAAAGAACGCTACGTAATCGCCGACCGCGCGCTGGCCGATTACGACAAATTGCTCGCGACCTGGGCACCCGATGCCGCGGCCCATGACGACGTGACCCGCTGGCGCATCGACCGCATGGGCGCGCTCAAGGCTCGGGCGCGGACCGCCGATGTCATCGCCGAGTACCAGAAATTGCAAGCCGAAGGCGTGGCGATTCCGACCTATGCCTTGCGTTGGGTGGCGGCGTCCTACCTCGATCAGCGCCAGCCGGACACCGCCACCGATCTCTACCGTCAGGTGCTGTCGGCCCCGGACGCGGATGCAGGCGATCGGCTCGTCGATACCACGGCACTGTATTACGCGTTGCTCGAAAGCGACCGCGCCGACGAGGCGCGCAAGGTCGCTGAAGACGCGGCGAAAGCCCAGCGCCCGCGCGTCGAGCTCAAAGGTTTGCCGATCGGCAACCCCAACGATGAATGGATGGACGCCCAGCAACTGGCGGCGCAGGCCGGCACCTACAGTGCCGACCTGCCCCACGGCGAGGAGCGCTTGCAGACCCTGGTCAATCAGGCCCCGGGCAACCTCGGGTTGCGTCTGGCCCAGGCAGACCTGTACCTGGCCCGGCAATGGCCGCGCCGCGCGGAAAACCAGCTCAAGGAAACCGAGAGCCTGGCCCCCCGCGATGCGGGTCTGGAAGTCGCTCAGGCGCGCACGGCGATGGAACTGCAGGAATGGCGGCAGAACGATGCGCTGGTCGACGACGTGGTCGCACGTTATCCGGACAACCGTCAGGTCCAGCGTCTGGCCCGCGAGCGGGAAGTCCACGACATGGCCGAGTTGCGCGTCGAAGCCTACGGCGGCAAGGCCAATGGCGGTGGCAGTGGCGATGCCGGTGCCGTCAGCGGCAGCCGTGATTTCGGTATCCAGAGCACCTTGTACAGCCCGCCGATCAACGAAGACTGGCGCGTGTTTGCCGGCGCCGGTTATGCCACCGGGGATTTCGCCGAAGGCACCGGCCACCACCGCTTCCAGCGGGTCGGCCTGGAGCGGCGCAGCCGCAACATGACCCTCGAAGCCGAAGTGTCGAATCACGATTACGGCTTTGGCGACAAACAGGGCGCACGCCTGGCGATTGCCCGCGACATCAACGACCACTGGCAGTACGGCGGCAGCCTCGAATACTTGTCCGCCGAGACGCCATTGCGCGCGCTCAACAGTGACATCAAGGCCAATGGCGGCAGTGCGTTTCTGCGCTGGCGCGCCAACGAGCGTCGCGAATGGCGCCTGTCGGTGAGCCCGTCGCACTTCAGTGACGGCAACAACCGCGTCGAAGCTTTGCTCACCGGCCGCGAGGGTGTCTACAGCGCGCCGAACCTGCAGGTCGACGCCGGTCTGGAAGTCGGCACCAGCCACAACTCCAAATCCGACGACGTGCCGTACTTCAACCCGAAATCCGACTTCAGCGTGATGCCGCTGGTCAACGTCAATCACGTGCTCTATCACCGCTACGAAACCGCCTGGAGCCAGCAATTCCAGGCCGGCGCGGGCACGTACAGCCAGCGTGAGCACGGTACCGGTGGCATGGCGCTGCTCGGCTATGGGCAACGGTATGCCTGGAACGATGTGTTCGAGGTGGGCGGCCTGTTCAGCGTGATCAACCGCCCTTATGACGGTGATCGGGAAACCGATCTGCGTCTGCTCGTCGACCTGACTTTGCGCTTCTAG